The stretch of DNA TTCTTGGCTATCTGATAAGCGAGTAGAGGCGGAACAGCATTTCCGACTTGGCGATACTGTTCGGTTCTAGGGCCCTCAAAGAAGTAATTGTCAGGAAATGTTTGAAGCCGAGCGGCCTCACGTACCGTCAAGGACCTACACTGGGACGGATCTGGATGAATGAAATAGTGACCGTCCTTAGCTAGGTGTGAGACTATTGTTGTCGCCGGATCAGATGACAGCTGTACCCTGAACCGATCAGCGAAGTAATCACTCGCCATTGCCTTGTGCACGTTCTTGTGCTTGGGCAACAAAGACTCAGGGAAGTCTCGCAATCTCGGTGATGTGCCATATGTTTCTGCATAACTTGCCGAAAACAGATATCTGAGGAGATCCGTACCCATGTGGGATCTTGCTTGGTGATTTAGTACTCCTCGGCCGAGCTTCGGATCAAGGAACCAATACCCACTTGTGCCTAGCCAGCCTGAGTAGGCTCGCTTCCATGATCCGCTGGGCGCGTAGTACCGGTCACTTCCAACTTGCTCTATTTGTGCCTGATCGACCGCTTTCTCAATCCGCTCCAAGAGTCGTTCATCCTTATCGTAGACTCCCCAATCCACGCTTCGGAAGCCCTCCAAGTGACTACGCCATGCGCGATGTGAATCCTTCTCTCGCGATAGGCCGCTACGAAGCGGTGGCAGATCCTGAATCGCGTCAGCAACACTTGGAGTGTACTTCTGCTTTTCAAGCCTAGGAAGCTCAATCCGTTTGTCCTCCCTAATACCTACCAAAATCACACGATGTCGTCGTTGGGGAACTCCAAATTCCTCTGCCCGAACCAAGTAGTCTGTAGGTTCTAATGGACGTCCGTAAGAGTCGACCACAATGGAAAAAATGCGGTAACCATGCTTCTCCCCAGGCAAGGGTGTACGGAGGTCATTGAGTATCTTGGTGAATATCTTTCGCCCTTGGACTCTTGAAGAAAGCAGCCCTCGAACATTCTCCATAACAAAAACGGTAGGGGAATGTTGTCGCAGAATCTCTAGATACTCTTGATACAGGAAGTGCCGCTCGTCTTCCTCAAATGCGTTTGGATTCGCCCCACGCATTCGGGAACGGCCCACCGTCGAATAGGCTTGGCATGGAGGCCCACCAATTAGCACCCAATCTTCAGAATCTCCAATAACGTTTGCAATCCTTCGGTGCACCGCTGTCTTGGCCGTCTTGCCAAGTTCTGCTTGCCATGCCTCCTCCCGCGCCGCGCTCGCTTCATTAGGGAAAGCTTTGAATAGTTCGTTCCGCGTAACTTCGCCCCGACAATATGAATAATATAAGTCTGGAGCTTCCCCATATTCAAATTGCCTGAAGAAAGCCCTGAGTTCCAAAGTTAGATGCGCGAACTTGTCCTTCTCAATGGACAACTTGACATCGAATGCCGGCAACCCAAGAGAATTTCGCACCGACGAAAAACCCTCACTAAGCCCCCCCGGGCCTGCAAATATGTCTACAACGGGGATTGCAGCATTCTTGTCGAGTTCGGCCATCAAGTCAATCCACCAAATCTCGTGTGGCAAAGGGAAGTCGCTGGAACCGGTATCAAGCAGCGCACCCACTCTTCTATCGAATAGCCCGTTCTAACCATTTGTTCCCTCAATTGCGCAGCTGCTATCCCAAACGCCAAAGACGAGAGGGCTCTCATAGTAGTAGGCCTAGACGGTCTTGGGTCCATTTAATTTAGTGGAGAAGACCCATCGTACTCATAGCCGGGAGCCCAAGATAGCTTCCTATGACAGTTTGCGCGGCAGGCTTCGCGCTGCATTCGCAGCGCGAGCATTGATCCTATCCCAGCAACCCTCCCGCTTGCACCACTCCGTGACATTCGCGATACCTGCCGGTGGGTTTGTAATGACGGCTACAGCCTCAAGTGCACATACCTCGAGGGCAGCTTCGAAGCCCTCCGAGATGCCTTGGTTGTCCCAGATGGTCGAGTAGCTCAGGATCGCTCCGCTCTTCTTAGCCGCCGCCCCCAACAGCGCCAATGTGTACGCAACAATATTGGCTCGATATCCTCCGCTATACCAACTTTGCCTTGAAATAAGTCGCTCTGTCGCGCGAAAAATTATTCCGCGGGCAACGACACGCCTGAAGTATTCTGCGTTGAACTGGTCTGGGTTTTTACGCCATTCTTGACTGATTCTATCCGCGAACCTTGCAAAATTCTTTTGGGCGCCCAAGTTGGGCCACCTAGGATGGTCGTCCCAAACATTTTCGAACTTTGCAAGATCTGTCTTGGAAAACACCTGCTGTTTAGGGTATTCCAATTGGAATTTCTTTTTTTCGCTTGGCGTCAGCGAAGAAGTGGCGTCCGCATACTGGCCCCGCACACGCTCGTAGAACCATTTTGTCTCACGTTGGCTCCCTTCTACAGCTGGAGCCCACAGTCTCCTAGAAAACTCCTCCATAGTAATGTGAAAGGGGTGATTCGAGAAGAAGTCTGCAGCGCTAACGCGGTTTTGAGTATTCGCATACTCTGAAATTCTAGACACTATTCCTTCACTATTTTCCGCCTTAATAACTGACAACTTCATCTGCACGAACACATCTTCTAGACTTACCTTATGCTTCCTCCGCGCGTGGAAGAGTGAAGCAGTCGTCTGGGCGCCGTTGACAATTTGAAGATCCCTAATCGTAGTAATCTCAAGCGAATTGTCATTAGACTGTGTCACAACTGATTCGGCAGTAGCTGTAATACCGTTGTTATAGGCAAAGAACATTTCCGGGTCCTTGTCCAAGGTGTCACGAATCCCCCTATTAACCTTCCCTCGCTCCTGGAGATAAGTCCTAACGTTCTGCTCCAACAACCTAGAGCCATATTGGCCATAGACATCCGCAAGAACCGTCCCAGGCACCACAACCAAATACGACTCATAGCTTTCCGCCGCAACAGGCACTCTAAGGCAAGGGAGACCCGCTCTAAACCTCTCCAAGAGGTCTATTTCAAGGGTTTCCTTCTTACTTTCACTGCTCCGTAATCGGTGCAGTCGGCCCACGTCCCACACGTGATAGGACACGGTTCGTCCCGCAGCTTGTTCGCTGGGCAATTGCTGCACACGTTCGCTCAGCACCCTCTCAGAAAACAGGTACATACGAACTTTGTGGATCTGTTTGAGTCGATCGCTTATCTGTCGAGCGAGATCATATTCTGGAGATGTCAGCTCCAAATCTTCATAGAGCCGGTCCCATGCACAGCCCTCGAAGAAGTTGCTCAGCCTCCTAAAGTGCGCAGCAACTTCAGTCGCGGTTAATGACTGAAGCGTTTGGCGGCTCTCGAAGTCCGCGACAAGTAGGCAAAGTTCATCCTCGTCGTCGAACCAGTAGCCGTCGACCCGCATGCCGCGCCTAGCACCAAAGTAGCAATACTCAAACCCCTCCAACTCACCGGCGCCAAGAAGGTCATCGGCAATTAGCTCCATGAACCCTTGAGCCTCAAACACTCCGTTCACTTCAACGGTTGCGAGTAGTTCTTGCCGAAAGCTATGGAAAAAATCGGCGACACTCTCGTCAATCGCCATCATTGGCACCCAGGAATGGACCAGCCACCAAGTGGCTCCTAATTGACTCGATCTGTATGCTGTAACTTACTTCCCGTATTGCACTTGGAAGACCAGATCGTACGAGTTTTGGGAATGTGTCCCCGACCAAGTATTGTTCGCGCCGCTTTACTACATATCTCGGCGTATTGTACTCTGCAAGTGGAAGGTAGCCGCACTTCATAAGCCTATCCAGAAATAGCTCCTGGACTAACGGCTCACTAATAGCGGATGACAAACTGCTTACGAGTTCGTTAAGGGAGGCCGCACCCTCGTCAAGCGTGCCCTCGTCTAGCCGTATCACGGCAATAAGTAGTTTGGCGCATTCACTTTCTAGCTGATCTTCGGAAGAAATGCGCACCGCATTTCCGTCACGTGGAGTAACTGCCTTGACCTCAATAGCGGTGTTACTAAGAACAAAGTCTTGGGGGCTGCCAAATGGGCCCACCCAAGACTCGACTGCGTAGCGTTCATTGTGACGAGAAAGTATCTGCTGCAAGACCTCAAGTTCACAGACCAACCCTCTTACTTCACTGCTAGAGAGGACATCGGGTCGCCCAGAGGCAAGAAATGCACGCCAGCGGCGCAGGGTGCCCAACGTGAGTTGCATCGTGCTAGTACTGTCCGTCGCCGACCTTAAAGCGCTAACTAGCGAGTCGCAGAATGCGCTGAATAGATCTACATTGCTCTTACTTTCTAGGGTTAGTACAAGACGTTGATGACCAACGATCTCAGAACTACGCAGATCAATCTTAAGCCCACGAACTGCCACGTTTTCCCTGTGGAAAGTATCAGTATAATCCCCGTCCAAGTCTACCAAGAGGAGATACTGTCCGTGAATATTACGTCCCCAGTAGACGGGTGATGGGCCCGCATCCCGAACAGCCCGAACATTGTAATCGTAACTGGGGACATCGATTTCTTCCCAAGGCGTTGCGCTAGTCATCGTCGTCCTCGAGTGCGACGTCATCAACAGTTGCTCCTATCATTCTCTCTAACCAGACACGGTTTGCAACTACTTCGATTTCGGTTCGGTAATCACCCGGAGGAAAACTAATTCCAAATGCAGGCACACACTGCAGCTCGGCGCTGCCACCAATGCTCAGCTGGTGAATCATGAGAAGCGGAGACATCCTGGCCGTACGAAAGTCAACGTCCGACTTATATTTGGAAACATCAATAGAGGGCGAGAGTCCGAGCTTCTCATCGCCTCTACTTGCTACCCGGTTTTTTCCAAGCCGTACTGCATCATCCCCAAGCTCCGTGAACTTCAACCTTATCTGAGTGCCCAGCTTGTAGACGCTCTTGTCTTCGCCATTGTCACGAATTGATACTAGGAGTACATCACCATAAGGGAATGACTTTGAAATAGCCCGCAAATACTCAATCGCCGCCTCCTTTCTCGTTGCCATGTCCGAATGAGTCTTGAAGCGTCGGATGAAGGCCTCAATGACCGGCACGGGCACGCGATTAGCAATCCACCCTTTCCCAGTAGAAATTAGGTCCCCCTTTTCCAAGTCCTTCCACAGCTCAGTGATGAGCCTGTTGTTCTCTTCGCTTATCTGTTGGCTAACGGGCAATGTGTACGTCTCAACCAATTTTCCACTAAGATTCTGCCGGACCATTATCCGTTCCCCCGCACGCATTTTGTTTGTTGCAGTGATCAGCAATTGGTCCGGATGAGCCCGTACATACAGGCCAAACTCCCTAGGGCTGAGACCATCACGCCTCATCTGATGGATCTGTTGCCTGAGCTCTTCAGTTGCTTCAGCGATGTGCGAATACCAATCTATTGAGTCACGTGAGAGATGAATTCGACTAAGATCTTCATACCCGAAGCGATACCCAAACCAGCGGCCCATTTGCATTAGGGTGTCGTACATTCTTGTATTGCGATACACATAACTTACTGACAGGCCCTCAATGGTCAGGCCCCTCGAAAGGCTCAGGCCTCCGACCGCGATCACCGTCCGCGCTACCCCTGATCGTTCGCTCGCTTGGTAATCAAGCGCTTGGTCCGACTTACTATTAATGGCAACTACATCTATTGCTGAAACCGCTTCCCACAATGCCGCTTTTACGGTCTCCCATTTTTCGCCTGAGTCTTCGAAACTATACTCGAATTCTTCCCTAAGCTCAGCCATGCTCGACATCGGCACTCCGTCTGAGCCCTCTATCAAGTATGTTGCCTTCACCTCTACTTGGAGATCACGGACATAAAGGCTAACGAGATCACGGACCGTCTTTTGCACACTCACAAAACGGGAAACGTTTATCATCATGGAGCAGTGCTTATCGGCCTGCCCTCTGAGGTTGCGAATTGCGCGAATAAGGACAAACTGTTTGATTGCCCTATAGAGACTTGGAGGTAAGGCTTGAACCTTATGGTCCTGTTTGTGCTTGAGCGGCAAGAAGACCTCGGCATCATCAATGGCGACCAGAATTTGATCACTTGACTTATCGTCCAAAAACACGCGTTCTGGCCCAAAGTAATTGCTCGGCTCTTCTAAGCTATAGATGAAGTCCTTCGGGAAAAGTTCTCTTTGGGCCTCGCCATAGGTTGCGTCGGGATCAATGAATATGTTTGCAAATGGCGTTGCTGTATACCCCACATACACAGACTTGGCAAATAGGCTAAGAATTTCACGGATGTGCCTGTTCGTTCTTGTAGGGTCTATCTCATCTCTACTTGTGTTAATTGAGGCATTGTCTGCTTCGTCGTCTATTAGAAGCATGGGAACATCAGAGATTTTCCCTCCTTTTGCATTCATGTCGCCTAGCCACCGGTAAAGCGACTCCAGCACTCCAACATGCTTCTTAATAACCAGAACTATGGGCTTGTCAAAATCGTTTATCTTCCAACCGCTACCACTAGCGGTCGTGTTGCTAAAGTCTTGATAGATTGTGGTTAGTGTTACAGGATGTGGGTAGTTGGGCA from Acidimicrobiia bacterium encodes:
- a CDS encoding DNA cytosine methyltransferase, which produces MHRRIANVIGDSEDWVLIGGPPCQAYSTVGRSRMRGANPNAFEEDERHFLYQEYLEILRQHSPTVFVMENVRGLLSSRVQGRKIFTKILNDLRTPLPGEKHGYRIFSIVVDSYGRPLEPTDYLVRAEEFGVPQRRHRVILVGIREDKRIELPRLEKQKYTPSVADAIQDLPPLRSGLSREKDSHRAWRSHLEGFRSVDWGVYDKDERLLERIEKAVDQAQIEQVGSDRYYAPSGSWKRAYSGWLGTSGYWFLDPKLGRGVLNHQARSHMGTDLLRYLFSASYAETYGTSPRLRDFPESLLPKHKNVHKAMASDYFADRFRVQLSSDPATTIVSHLAKDGHYFIHPDPSQCRSLTVREAARLQTFPDNYFFEGPRTEQYRQVGNAVPPLLAYQIAKNLYTAIVDT
- a CDS encoding AIPR family protein; translation: MAIDESVADFFHSFRQELLATVEVNGVFEAQGFMELIADDLLGAGELEGFEYCYFGARRGMRVDGYWFDDEDELCLLVADFESRQTLQSLTATEVAAHFRRLSNFFEGCAWDRLYEDLELTSPEYDLARQISDRLKQIHKVRMYLFSERVLSERVQQLPSEQAAGRTVSYHVWDVGRLHRLRSSESKKETLEIDLLERFRAGLPCLRVPVAAESYESYLVVVPGTVLADVYGQYGSRLLEQNVRTYLQERGKVNRGIRDTLDKDPEMFFAYNNGITATAESVVTQSNDNSLEITTIRDLQIVNGAQTTASLFHARRKHKVSLEDVFVQMKLSVIKAENSEGIVSRISEYANTQNRVSAADFFSNHPFHITMEEFSRRLWAPAVEGSQRETKWFYERVRGQYADATSSLTPSEKKKFQLEYPKQQVFSKTDLAKFENVWDDHPRWPNLGAQKNFARFADRISQEWRKNPDQFNAEYFRRVVARGIIFRATERLISRQSWYSGGYRANIVAYTLALLGAAAKKSGAILSYSTIWDNQGISEGFEAALEVCALEAVAVITNPPAGIANVTEWCKREGCWDRINARAANAARSLPRKLS
- a CDS encoding PD-(D/E)XK motif protein, producing the protein MTSHSRTTMTSATPWEEIDVPSYDYNVRAVRDAGPSPVYWGRNIHGQYLLLVDLDGDYTDTFHRENVAVRGLKIDLRSSEIVGHQRLVLTLESKSNVDLFSAFCDSLVSALRSATDSTSTMQLTLGTLRRWRAFLASGRPDVLSSSEVRGLVCELEVLQQILSRHNERYAVESWVGPFGSPQDFVLSNTAIEVKAVTPRDGNAVRISSEDQLESECAKLLIAVIRLDEGTLDEGAASLNELVSSLSSAISEPLVQELFLDRLMKCGYLPLAEYNTPRYVVKRREQYLVGDTFPKLVRSGLPSAIREVSYSIQIESIRSHLVAGPFLGANDGD
- a CDS encoding Z1 domain-containing protein — translated: MKRAILRPLLEKFSDPNQLPTKDQVVDLARRLADALDYDGDIDDLAEEALAIITTTMGEGVSLVDQDSHHDEQWVQKRGVAWTYLDAYEQHLLDLGWGRQVVHAIRASSTKILGHLQDPTCDGSWDRRGLVIGHVQSGKTASYLGLVAAAADAGYKFIVVIAGVHNALRRQTQERVDVGFVGRSSDPIRRVPIGVGQMPNYPHPVTLTTIYQDFSNTTASGSGWKINDFDKPIVLVIKKHVGVLESLYRWLGDMNAKGGKISDVPMLLIDDEADNASINTSRDEIDPTRTNRHIREILSLFAKSVYVGYTATPFANIFIDPDATYGEAQRELFPKDFIYSLEEPSNYFGPERVFLDDKSSDQILVAIDDAEVFLPLKHKQDHKVQALPPSLYRAIKQFVLIRAIRNLRGQADKHCSMMINVSRFVSVQKTVRDLVSLYVRDLQVEVKATYLIEGSDGVPMSSMAELREEFEYSFEDSGEKWETVKAALWEAVSAIDVVAINSKSDQALDYQASERSGVARTVIAVGGLSLSRGLTIEGLSVSYVYRNTRMYDTLMQMGRWFGYRFGYEDLSRIHLSRDSIDWYSHIAEATEELRQQIHQMRRDGLSPREFGLYVRAHPDQLLITATNKMRAGERIMVRQNLSGKLVETYTLPVSQQISEENNRLITELWKDLEKGDLISTGKGWIANRVPVPVIEAFIRRFKTHSDMATRKEAAIEYLRAISKSFPYGDVLLVSIRDNGEDKSVYKLGTQIRLKFTELGDDAVRLGKNRVASRGDEKLGLSPSIDVSKYKSDVDFRTARMSPLLMIHQLSIGGSAELQCVPAFGISFPPGDYRTEIEVVANRVWLERMIGATVDDVALEDDDD